One Streptomyces mobaraensis NBRC 13819 = DSM 40847 DNA segment encodes these proteins:
- a CDS encoding M4 family metallopeptidase — MRPTPQRRAVATGALVAVTAMLAVGVQTTSANAGQDKAAHPAPRQSIHKPDPGAEPVKLTPSQRAELIRDANATKAETAKNLGLGAKEKLVVKDVVKDKNGTLHTRYERTYDGLPVLGGDLVVDATRSGQVKTAAKATKQRIAVASTTPSLAASAAEKDAVKAARAKGSKAGKADKAPRKVVWAAKGTPVLAYETVVGGVQDDGTPSQLHVITDAKTGKKLFEFQGVKQGTGNSQHSGQVQIGTTKSGSSYQMNDTTRGGHKTYNLNHGSSGTGTLFTDSDDVWGNGTNSDPATAGVDAHYGAQLTWDYYKNVHGRNGIRGDGVGAYSRVHYGNNYVNAFWDDSCFCMTYGDGNGIPLTSIDVAAHEMTHGVTSATANLTYSGESGGLNEATSDMMATAVEFWANNPADPGDYLIGEKININGDGTPLRYMDKPSKDGASKDAWYSGLGGIDVHYSSGPANHWFYLASEGSGPKDIGGVHYDSPTSDGLPVTGVGRDNAAKIWFKALTERMQSNTDYKGARDATLWAAGELFGVNSDTYNNVANAWAAINVGPRASSGVSVTSPGDQTSIVNQAVSLQIKATGSTSGALTYSATGLPAGLSINASTGLISGTPTTTGTSNVTVTVKDSAGKTGSTSFKWTVNTTGGGSVFENTTQVAIPDAGAAVTSPIVVTRSGNGPSALKVDVNITHTYRGDLTIDLVAPNGKTWRLKNSDAWDSAADVSETYTVDASSVSANGTWKLKVQDVYSGDSGTIDKWRLTF; from the coding sequence GTGAGACCCACCCCCCAGAGACGCGCCGTCGCGACCGGCGCCCTCGTCGCCGTCACCGCGATGCTCGCCGTAGGCGTCCAGACGACCTCGGCCAACGCCGGGCAGGACAAGGCCGCGCACCCGGCCCCCCGGCAGTCGATCCACAAGCCCGATCCGGGCGCCGAGCCGGTCAAGCTGACCCCGTCGCAGCGGGCCGAGCTGATACGCGACGCCAACGCCACCAAGGCGGAGACGGCGAAGAACCTGGGCCTCGGGGCCAAGGAGAAGCTCGTCGTCAAGGACGTCGTCAAGGACAAGAACGGCACCCTGCACACGCGGTACGAGCGCACCTACGACGGCCTGCCGGTCCTCGGCGGCGACCTGGTGGTCGACGCCACCCGGAGCGGCCAGGTCAAGACCGCCGCGAAGGCCACCAAGCAGCGCATCGCGGTCGCCAGCACGACCCCCTCGCTCGCCGCCTCCGCCGCCGAGAAGGACGCGGTCAAGGCCGCGCGCGCCAAGGGCTCGAAGGCCGGCAAGGCCGACAAGGCGCCGCGCAAGGTGGTCTGGGCGGCCAAGGGCACGCCGGTGCTCGCCTACGAGACCGTCGTGGGCGGCGTCCAGGACGACGGCACGCCCAGCCAGCTGCACGTCATCACGGACGCGAAGACCGGGAAGAAGCTCTTCGAGTTCCAGGGCGTCAAGCAGGGCACGGGCAACAGCCAGCACAGCGGCCAGGTGCAGATCGGCACCACCAAGTCCGGCAGCTCGTACCAGATGAACGACACCACGCGCGGCGGCCACAAGACGTACAACCTGAACCACGGTTCGTCGGGTACCGGCACCCTGTTCACCGACAGCGACGACGTCTGGGGCAACGGGACCAACTCCGACCCGGCCACCGCCGGTGTGGACGCGCACTACGGCGCCCAGCTCACCTGGGACTACTACAAGAACGTGCACGGCCGCAACGGCATCCGGGGCGACGGCGTCGGCGCGTACAGCCGCGTCCACTACGGCAACAACTACGTCAACGCCTTCTGGGACGACAGCTGCTTCTGCATGACGTACGGCGACGGCAACGGCATCCCGCTGACCTCGATCGACGTCGCGGCGCACGAGATGACCCACGGCGTCACCTCCGCCACCGCCAACCTCACCTACAGCGGTGAGTCCGGCGGCCTCAACGAGGCGACCTCGGACATGATGGCCACCGCCGTGGAGTTCTGGGCCAACAACCCGGCCGACCCGGGCGACTACCTCATCGGCGAGAAGATCAACATCAACGGCGACGGCACCCCGCTGCGCTACATGGACAAGCCCAGCAAGGACGGGGCGTCCAAGGACGCCTGGTACTCCGGCCTCGGCGGCATCGACGTGCACTACTCGTCCGGCCCGGCCAACCACTGGTTCTACCTGGCCTCCGAGGGCAGCGGCCCCAAGGACATCGGCGGCGTGCACTACGACAGCCCGACCTCCGACGGCCTGCCCGTCACCGGCGTCGGCCGGGACAACGCCGCGAAGATCTGGTTCAAGGCGCTGACCGAGCGCATGCAGTCCAACACCGACTACAAGGGCGCCCGCGACGCCACCCTGTGGGCGGCCGGCGAGCTGTTCGGCGTCAACAGCGACACGTACAACAACGTGGCCAACGCCTGGGCCGCCATCAACGTCGGGCCCCGCGCCTCCTCCGGCGTCTCGGTCACCAGCCCCGGCGACCAGACCAGCATCGTGAACCAGGCCGTCTCCCTGCAGATCAAGGCCACCGGTTCGACGAGCGGCGCGCTGACCTACTCGGCCACCGGCCTGCCGGCCGGCCTGTCGATCAACGCCTCCACCGGCCTGATCTCCGGCACCCCCACCACCACGGGCACCAGCAACGTGACGGTGACGGTCAAGGACTCCGCGGGCAAGACCGGCTCCACCTCCTTCAAGTGGACGGTCAACACCACCGGCGGCGGCAGCGTCTTCGAGAACACCACCCAGGTGGCCATCCCGGACGCGGGCGCGGCCGTGACCTCGCCGATCGTCGTCACCCGGAGCGGCAACGGCCCCTCCGCGCTCAAGGTGGACGTGAACATCACCCACACCTACCGCGGTGACCTGACGATCGACCTCGTCGCCCCGAACGGGAAGACCTGGCGGCTCAAGAACTCCGACGCCTGGGACTCCGCCGCGGACGTCTCCGAGACGTACACCGTCGACGCCTCCTCGGTGAGCGCCAACGGCACCTGGAAGCTCAAGGTCCAGGACGTGTACTCGGGTGACTCCGGCACCATCGACAAGTGGCGGCTGACCTTCTGA
- a CDS encoding ABC transporter ATP-binding protein, with protein MTSTVSGPRDTGARPAAASDTEGPAGRARGPAADDPVAQDVLPAPKGASLKLLRSLLAPARGRVWLTVFLLLAQQAAVQAGPLLVAVAIDRAVPAVRRDGYGPLAAVGAAYLACAVASGLLQLAFVRVSARVGQDALLDLRGRIFRHAQTLSVDFHERYTSGRVISRATTDVESLRELLNDGLQELMGIAASVLLVSATLAWLDWRTGAAAALSFVPLALVMRGYRRRSLTVHRRKSTATAAVIVKFAETMNGIRPVQAFRREAVNEEHFAELNRAHRETNADAMLSMARYVMTSRLICNVSLAAIVVWSAYRVASGGLELGVLAAAVLYLRRLYDPVDQIGMFLNSYQSAAASLEKTAGLLAQRPTVPEPERPVALPARPAGDPGREVVFEGVRFAYRTGGEVLPRFDLTLAAGRTVAVVGATGAGKSTLAKLLARFYDPTEGRVLLDGVPLTELSGAELRRHVVMVTQEAFLFSGTVAENIAVGRPDASRADIERAAKAIGAHDFITALPDGYDTDVRKRGGRISAGQRQLVGFARALLADPAVVVLDEATSSLDIPGERAVQRAMRTVLRGRTAVVIAHRLSTVEIADRVLVMADGRVVEDGTPAELTSGTGKFAELHRAWRESLA; from the coding sequence GTGACCTCCACCGTCTCCGGGCCGCGGGACACCGGCGCCCGCCCGGCCGCCGCGAGCGATACCGAGGGACCCGCCGGCAGAGCGCGGGGCCCCGCCGCCGACGATCCCGTCGCACAGGACGTCCTGCCCGCCCCCAAGGGCGCCTCGCTGAAGCTGCTGCGCTCCCTGCTGGCGCCCGCCCGCGGGCGGGTGTGGCTCACGGTGTTCCTGTTGCTGGCCCAACAGGCGGCGGTGCAGGCCGGCCCGCTGCTCGTCGCCGTCGCCATCGACCGGGCCGTGCCGGCCGTCCGCCGGGACGGCTACGGCCCACTGGCCGCCGTCGGCGCCGCCTATCTGGCCTGCGCCGTGGCCTCCGGGCTGCTCCAGCTCGCCTTCGTCCGGGTCTCGGCCCGGGTCGGCCAGGACGCCCTGCTCGACCTGCGCGGCCGCATCTTCCGGCACGCGCAGACGCTGAGCGTCGACTTCCACGAGCGCTACACCTCGGGCCGGGTGATCTCCCGGGCCACCACCGACGTCGAGTCGCTCCGCGAACTGCTCAACGACGGGCTCCAGGAGCTCATGGGCATCGCCGCCTCGGTCCTCCTCGTCTCCGCCACCCTGGCCTGGCTGGACTGGCGGACGGGCGCGGCGGCGGCCCTGTCCTTCGTCCCGCTCGCCCTCGTCATGCGGGGCTACCGGCGCCGGTCGCTGACCGTGCACCGCCGCAAGTCGACGGCCACCGCCGCCGTCATCGTGAAGTTCGCGGAGACGATGAACGGCATCCGGCCGGTGCAGGCGTTCCGCCGGGAGGCCGTCAACGAGGAGCACTTCGCCGAGCTCAACCGGGCCCACCGGGAGACCAACGCGGACGCGATGCTCAGCATGGCCCGCTATGTGATGACCTCCCGTCTGATCTGCAACGTCTCGCTGGCCGCGATCGTGGTCTGGAGCGCCTACCGGGTGGCCTCCGGCGGCCTGGAGCTGGGTGTCCTCGCGGCGGCGGTGCTGTACCTGCGCCGGCTCTACGATCCGGTCGACCAGATCGGCATGTTCCTCAACTCCTACCAGTCGGCCGCCGCCTCACTGGAGAAGACCGCCGGGCTGCTGGCCCAGCGGCCCACCGTCCCGGAGCCGGAGCGGCCCGTCGCGCTGCCGGCCCGCCCCGCCGGCGACCCGGGCCGCGAGGTCGTCTTCGAGGGCGTGCGCTTCGCCTACCGCACCGGCGGCGAGGTGCTGCCCCGCTTCGACCTCACCCTCGCCGCCGGCCGCACGGTGGCGGTCGTCGGCGCAACGGGCGCCGGAAAGTCCACCCTGGCCAAACTGCTGGCCCGGTTCTACGACCCGACGGAGGGGCGGGTGCTGCTGGACGGCGTCCCCCTCACCGAGCTGTCCGGCGCGGAGCTGCGCCGGCACGTGGTGATGGTGACGCAGGAGGCGTTCCTGTTCTCCGGAACCGTCGCCGAGAACATCGCCGTCGGCCGCCCCGACGCCTCCCGCGCGGACATCGAGCGGGCGGCCAAGGCCATCGGCGCCCACGACTTCATCACCGCCCTGCCCGACGGGTACGACACGGACGTCCGCAAGCGCGGCGGGCGCATCTCCGCCGGCCAGCGGCAACTCGTCGGCTTCGCCCGGGCCCTCCTCGCCGACCCGGCCGTCGTCGTCCTCGACGAGGCCACGTCGTCCCTCGACATCCCCGGCGAGCGCGCCGTCCAGCGCGCGATGCGCACGGTCCTGCGCGGCCGGACGGCGGTGGTCATCGCGCACCGGCTGTCGACCGTCGAGATCGCCGACCGGGTGCTGGTGATGGCCGACGGGCGTGTGGTGGAGGACGGCACTCCGGCCGAACTGACGTCAGGAACGGGGAAGTTCGCGGAGCTGCACCGGGCATGGCGGGAGAGCCTGGCGTGA
- a CDS encoding ABC transporter ATP-binding protein, translating to MTGNREAPGAEAHRSAVRSLLRLWPFVRPARGRMLAGVVMAVFASAMSLVIPLALKWTVDGPIADHDPHGVWLGGLAILVLGVLEAGLFGLRRLLVARPLAQVEATMRDTLYRHLQRLPVAFHDRWASGQLLSRATTDLMLLRIFLAFALTFLVVNGLTIVTGFVILLLQRWTLGLVLLAPVIPLVILCRSFEARYSLAARTAQDQVGDLTTVVEESVLGIRVIKGFGRHRGQQRAFAALSGRVRATELHKARLLGSLWAVIMILPEVAIGAALVLGVREVADGGLTAGALVAFLSTALALRWPVESIGFLLALSNEAATATDRYFEVLDVPVPRDACASGGARVPEGARVSGGAPVSESAAVAESTAVAESAPASESSPATESVAAAAGDAPVRKGVLASEGAPTAGDAPAPRDTPAVRSASVPVSAPEAEAVVGGGLRLEGVEFRYPDAAPDAPPVLRGVDLHIRPGETMALVGATGSGKTTLTALIPRLHEATAGRITLDGLDIATLPRARLRELVAVAFEEPTLFSASVGENVLMGGAAAGPAELERALAVAQADGFVHALPQGTATQVGEQGLSLSGGQRQRLALARAVVGDPRFLILDDPLSALDVHTEAQVERALREVLATTTALVVAHRPSTVLLADRVALLSEGRIAAVGTHHRLLRDNREYAWLMSAPEGGREPHEDRQEGDDRP from the coding sequence ATGACCGGAAACCGTGAAGCACCCGGAGCCGAGGCGCACCGCTCCGCCGTGCGCTCGCTGCTGCGCCTGTGGCCGTTCGTGCGGCCGGCCCGCGGCCGGATGCTGGCCGGCGTGGTGATGGCGGTGTTCGCCTCGGCCATGAGCCTGGTGATCCCGCTGGCCCTCAAGTGGACCGTGGACGGCCCGATCGCGGACCACGATCCGCACGGGGTGTGGCTCGGCGGGCTGGCGATCCTCGTGCTGGGCGTGCTGGAGGCGGGCCTGTTCGGGCTCCGCCGGCTCCTGGTGGCCCGGCCGCTCGCGCAGGTCGAGGCGACCATGCGGGACACCCTCTACCGGCACCTTCAGCGGCTGCCCGTCGCCTTCCACGACCGGTGGGCGTCCGGGCAGTTGCTCTCCCGGGCGACCACCGACCTGATGCTGCTGCGCATCTTCCTGGCGTTCGCGCTGACGTTCCTCGTCGTCAACGGCCTGACGATCGTCACCGGGTTCGTGATCCTGCTGCTCCAGCGGTGGACGCTGGGGCTGGTGCTGCTCGCCCCCGTCATACCGCTGGTGATCCTCTGCCGCTCCTTCGAGGCGCGCTACTCGCTGGCCGCCCGCACCGCCCAGGACCAGGTCGGCGATCTGACCACGGTGGTGGAGGAGAGCGTCCTCGGCATCCGGGTCATCAAGGGCTTCGGCCGGCACCGGGGGCAGCAGCGGGCCTTCGCGGCGCTCTCCGGCCGGGTCCGCGCGACGGAGCTGCACAAGGCGCGGCTGCTGGGGTCGCTGTGGGCGGTCATCATGATCCTGCCCGAGGTGGCGATCGGCGCGGCGCTGGTCCTGGGCGTCCGGGAGGTCGCCGACGGCGGCCTGACGGCGGGGGCCCTGGTGGCGTTCCTGTCGACGGCGCTGGCGCTGCGCTGGCCGGTGGAGTCGATCGGCTTCCTGCTGGCCCTGTCCAACGAGGCCGCGACGGCGACGGACCGCTACTTCGAGGTACTGGACGTGCCGGTGCCGCGCGACGCTTGCGCGTCGGGGGGTGCTCGGGTGCCGGAAGGTGCTCGGGTGTCCGGGGGCGCTCCCGTGTCGGAGAGCGCGGCTGTGGCGGAGAGCACGGCTGTGGCGGAGAGCGCGCCCGCGTCGGAGAGTTCTCCTGCGACGGAGAGCGTGGCAGCGGCAGCGGGGGACGCTCCGGTGCGTAAGGGTGTGCTCGCGTCGGAGGGCGCGCCGACGGCGGGGGACGCGCCCGCGCCGCGGGATACACCCGCGGTCAGGAGCGCGTCCGTGCCCGTGAGCGCTCCGGAGGCGGAGGCGGTCGTCGGGGGCGGACTGCGGCTGGAAGGGGTCGAGTTCCGGTATCCCGACGCGGCGCCGGACGCGCCGCCCGTGCTGCGCGGCGTCGACCTGCACATCCGCCCCGGGGAAACCATGGCCCTGGTCGGAGCCACCGGCAGCGGCAAGACGACCCTGACCGCGCTGATCCCCCGGCTGCACGAGGCCACCGCCGGCCGCATCACCCTCGACGGCCTGGACATCGCCACGCTCCCCCGCGCACGGTTGCGCGAGCTGGTGGCCGTGGCCTTCGAGGAACCCACCCTGTTCAGCGCCTCCGTAGGGGAGAACGTGCTGATGGGCGGGGCCGCGGCCGGGCCCGCCGAGCTGGAGCGGGCACTGGCGGTGGCCCAGGCCGACGGCTTCGTCCACGCGCTGCCGCAGGGCACCGCCACCCAGGTCGGCGAGCAGGGCCTCAGCCTCTCCGGCGGGCAGCGCCAGCGCCTCGCCCTGGCCCGCGCCGTGGTCGGCGACCCCCGGTTCCTGATCCTCGACGACCCGCTCTCGGCGCTCGACGTGCACACCGAGGCCCAGGTGGAACGGGCGCTGCGCGAGGTGCTCGCCACCACGACCGCGCTCGTCGTCGCCCACCGCCCGTCCACCGTGCTGCTCGCCGACCGGGTCGCGCTGCTGTCGGAAGGCCGCATCGCGGCCGTCGGCACCCACCACCGACTCCTGCGCGACAACCGGGAGTACGCGTGGCTGATGTCCGCCCCCGAGGGCGGGCGGGAGCCGCACGAGGATCGTCAGGAAGGGGACGACCGACCGTGA
- the glgX gene encoding glycogen debranching protein GlgX, whose amino-acid sequence MSSTPEQETGRRPQAGPAAPTTGAPTAAVNGRPVVHGAEGAVWPGSPEPLGASFGVGAHGIAGTNFALWAGGAEAVEVCLFDDDPDVTATGGQRETRHFLSELTHEIWHGFLPGVLPGQRYGFRVHGRWDPWTGARWNPAKLLLDPCARAVDGDFGHPPGRSGPLPPELYGHVRDWPQQHVADTVRDERDSAPYVPKGVVVAPDGVPAGAHRPGTAWADTVIYELHVRGFTMRHPGVPPALRGTYAGLAHPAALDHLVRLGVTAVELLPVHQFAHEDHLLRRGLRNYWGYNSIGYFAPHAAYAATGTRGQQVGEFKRMVRALHAAGIEVILDVVYNHTAEGGELGPTLSLRGVDNRRYYRLQDDPRRYADYTGCGNTLHVVQPNVLRLITDSLRYWVTEMGVDGFRFDLAAALARSMHDVDMLSPFLAVIAQDPVLRRVKLIAEPWDVGSGGYQVGHFPPLWTEWNDRYRDAVRDFWRGALPDVRDLGYRLSGSSDLYAWGGRRPYASVNFVTAHDGFTLRDLVSYERKHNEANGEGNRDGSDDNRSWNCGAEGPTDDAGVLALRRRQTRNLLTTLLLSTGVPMLVAGDEMGRTQGGNNNAYCQDNETGWVDWSLLADPGWRALADLTSRLLALRRTHPVLRSRTFYSGRPQSSDGLRDLAWFTARGTEMTESDWYAPAATLGMYLSGGDIPQRGPDGTPVTDDSFLVVLHAGDEPIRFTLPGPPWAEGYELLVDTAREEQGAAPGARRPAGAPTTVEARSVVVWKVLPGRVTGGGTEGGARPPA is encoded by the coding sequence GTGTCGAGCACACCGGAGCAGGAGACGGGGCGCCGCCCCCAGGCCGGACCGGCGGCCCCGACGACGGGGGCACCGACCGCCGCCGTCAACGGGCGGCCGGTGGTCCACGGCGCCGAGGGAGCGGTGTGGCCGGGCTCCCCCGAGCCGCTGGGCGCCTCCTTCGGCGTCGGCGCCCACGGGATCGCCGGGACCAACTTCGCCCTGTGGGCGGGGGGCGCGGAGGCGGTGGAGGTCTGCCTCTTCGACGACGACCCCGACGTCACGGCCACCGGCGGCCAGCGCGAAACGCGGCACTTCCTGAGCGAGTTGACGCACGAGATATGGCACGGCTTCCTGCCGGGCGTGCTCCCCGGGCAGCGCTACGGCTTCCGCGTCCACGGCCGGTGGGACCCCTGGACGGGAGCCCGCTGGAACCCGGCCAAACTGCTGCTCGACCCGTGCGCCCGGGCCGTCGACGGCGACTTCGGCCATCCGCCCGGCCGCTCGGGACCGCTGCCGCCGGAGCTGTACGGGCACGTCAGGGACTGGCCGCAGCAGCACGTCGCCGACACCGTCCGCGACGAGCGGGACTCCGCCCCGTACGTCCCCAAGGGCGTGGTCGTCGCCCCCGACGGCGTCCCGGCCGGCGCCCACCGGCCGGGGACGGCCTGGGCCGACACCGTCATCTACGAGCTGCACGTCCGCGGCTTCACCATGCGCCACCCCGGCGTGCCCCCGGCGCTGCGCGGCACCTACGCGGGGCTGGCGCACCCGGCCGCGCTCGACCACCTGGTCCGCCTCGGGGTGACGGCCGTCGAGCTGCTGCCCGTCCACCAGTTCGCCCACGAGGACCACCTGCTCCGGCGCGGCCTGCGCAACTACTGGGGCTACAACTCCATCGGCTACTTCGCGCCGCACGCCGCGTACGCCGCCACCGGGACCCGCGGCCAGCAGGTCGGCGAGTTCAAGCGGATGGTCCGGGCGCTGCACGCGGCCGGGATCGAGGTCATCCTCGACGTCGTCTACAACCACACCGCCGAGGGCGGCGAGCTGGGGCCCACGCTCTCACTGCGCGGCGTCGACAACCGCCGCTACTACCGGCTCCAGGACGACCCCCGCCGCTACGCCGACTACACCGGCTGCGGCAACACCCTGCACGTCGTCCAGCCCAACGTGCTCCGGCTGATCACCGACTCGCTGCGGTACTGGGTGACGGAGATGGGCGTCGACGGCTTCCGCTTCGACCTGGCGGCGGCGCTCGCGCGGTCCATGCACGACGTCGACATGCTCTCGCCGTTCCTCGCCGTGATCGCCCAGGACCCGGTGCTGCGCCGGGTCAAGCTGATCGCCGAGCCGTGGGACGTCGGCTCCGGCGGCTACCAGGTGGGGCACTTCCCGCCGCTGTGGACGGAGTGGAACGACCGCTACCGGGACGCCGTACGGGACTTCTGGCGCGGCGCCCTGCCGGACGTACGGGACCTGGGCTACCGGCTCTCCGGCTCCAGCGACCTCTACGCCTGGGGCGGCCGGCGCCCGTACGCCTCCGTCAACTTCGTCACCGCGCACGACGGGTTCACCCTGCGCGACCTGGTGAGCTACGAGCGGAAGCACAACGAGGCCAACGGCGAGGGCAACCGGGACGGCAGCGACGACAACCGCTCCTGGAACTGCGGCGCGGAGGGCCCGACGGACGACGCCGGCGTGCTGGCCCTGCGCCGGCGGCAGACGCGCAACCTGCTGACCACGCTGCTGCTCTCCACCGGGGTGCCGATGCTCGTCGCGGGCGACGAGATGGGCCGCACCCAGGGCGGCAACAACAACGCCTACTGCCAGGACAACGAGACCGGCTGGGTCGACTGGTCGCTGCTGGCGGACCCGGGCTGGCGCGCCCTAGCCGACCTGACCTCCCGGCTGCTGGCGCTCCGCCGCACCCACCCCGTGCTGCGCAGCCGCACCTTCTACTCCGGCCGGCCGCAGTCGTCGGACGGGCTGCGGGACCTCGCCTGGTTCACGGCGCGCGGCACCGAGATGACGGAGTCCGACTGGTACGCGCCCGCCGCCACGCTCGGCATGTACCTCTCCGGCGGCGACATCCCGCAGCGCGGGCCGGACGGCACACCGGTCACGGACGACAGCTTCCTCGTCGTCCTGCACGCCGGGGACGAGCCGATCCGGTTCACGCTGCCCGGGCCGCCGTGGGCGGAGGGGTACGAGCTGCTCGTCGACACGGCCCGGGAGGAGCAGGGCGCCGCACCCGGCGCGCGGCGGCCGGCGGGCGCCCCAACAACCGTGGAAGCGCGGTCCGTTGTGGTGTGGAAGGTGCTGCCGGGACGGGTGACCGGGGGCGGGACGGAGGGTGGTGCACGCCCTCCGGCCTAG
- a CDS encoding Ig-like domain-containing protein — translation MTGFALPRALRGLCALAALAALCGCASDAPRAARPHAPVSSPAAPSDDPRPVAGLIRVTPRAGARDVRAADRFEVRVRQGRLERVRAVRIRDGVRAPVAGRISADGRRWRPDAHRVALAARYTVDVVARDAAGHRATQHSEFRTYVPAHRFAAAVAPAPGATVGTGMIVSLAFDRPVVDRAAVERAVRVTAWPRTEVAGHWFGAYRLDFRPRRRWAPGSVVTVDLRLRDVRGAPGVYGLQRRSVAFRVGRDQVSTVDAATHTMTVVRGGRTLRTVPVTTGGPGTETYSGRMVISEKARVIRMNGDTVGFGGAYDIKDVPHAMRLTATGTFLHGNYWVPAGTFGARNVSHGCIGLRDAEHGNAATPAAWFYGVSLVGDTVEVINSGRRPVLPDNGLGGWNLTWEEWRAGSALGRTATPAGAD, via the coding sequence GTGACAGGATTTGCCCTCCCGCGCGCCCTGCGCGGACTGTGCGCCCTCGCCGCCCTCGCCGCCCTCTGCGGCTGCGCCTCCGACGCCCCGCGAGCGGCGCGGCCGCACGCCCCGGTGTCGTCGCCGGCGGCGCCCTCGGACGACCCGCGGCCGGTCGCCGGGCTGATCCGGGTCACCCCGCGCGCCGGCGCCCGGGACGTGCGGGCCGCGGACCGGTTCGAGGTGCGGGTGCGTCAGGGGCGGCTGGAACGGGTGCGCGCGGTGCGGATCCGGGACGGCGTCCGGGCCCCGGTCGCGGGCCGGATCTCCGCCGACGGACGCCGCTGGCGGCCGGACGCCCACCGGGTCGCGCTCGCCGCCCGCTACACCGTGGACGTGGTGGCCCGGGACGCGGCGGGCCACCGGGCCACACAGCATTCGGAGTTCAGGACGTACGTCCCGGCGCACCGCTTCGCCGCGGCCGTCGCCCCCGCCCCCGGCGCCACGGTCGGCACGGGCATGATCGTCTCGCTCGCCTTCGACCGGCCGGTCGTCGACCGGGCCGCGGTCGAACGGGCCGTCCGGGTCACCGCGTGGCCGCGGACCGAGGTGGCCGGGCACTGGTTCGGCGCGTACCGGCTGGACTTCCGGCCGCGCCGGCGCTGGGCGCCCGGCTCCGTCGTCACCGTGGACCTGCGCCTGCGCGACGTCCGCGGGGCGCCCGGCGTCTACGGGCTCCAGCGCCGGAGCGTCGCCTTCCGGGTCGGCCGGGACCAGGTGAGCACCGTGGACGCCGCCACGCACACCATGACCGTGGTCCGCGGCGGCCGGACGCTGCGCACGGTGCCGGTCACCACGGGCGGCCCCGGCACCGAGACGTACAGCGGCCGGATGGTGATCAGCGAGAAGGCGCGGGTCATCCGGATGAACGGGGACACCGTCGGCTTCGGCGGCGCGTACGACATCAAGGACGTCCCGCACGCCATGCGGCTCACCGCCACGGGAACGTTCCTGCACGGCAACTACTGGGTCCCGGCCGGGACGTTCGGCGCCCGGAACGTCAGCCACGGCTGCATCGGGCTGCGCGACGCGGAGCACGGGAACGCCGCCACCCCGGCCGCCTGGTTCTACGGCGTCTCGCTCGTCGGCGACACCGTCGAAGTGATCAACTCCGGGCGCCGCCCGGTCCTCCCCGACAACGGGCTGGGTGGCTGGAACCTGACCTGGGAGGAGTGGCGCGCGGGCTCCGCACTGGGCCGTACGGCCACCCCGGCGGGGGCGGATTGA